A region of Moorena producens PAL-8-15-08-1 DNA encodes the following proteins:
- a CDS encoding tetratricopeptide repeat protein — translation MTQEGSLKGRYSYLVLPRGKTSKKKKRGSGIAGTSFVSEDEMRTHTPDRYSEAEPLYRQALEIAVQQLGEDHPNTQTISRNLSRLLDQS, via the coding sequence GTGACCCAGGAGGGATCTCTCAAAGGAAGGTACAGCTATCTTGTGCTCCCTCGGGGGAAGACTTCCAAAAAGAAAAAAAGAGGTTCCGGCATCGCCGGAACCTCTTTTGTGTCAGAAGATGAGATGCGCACTCACACACCTGATCGGTACTCAGAAGCGGAACCCCTCTATCGTCAGGCACTAGAGATTGCTGTCCAGCAGTTAGGAGAGGATCATCCCAACACCCAAACTATTTCACGTAATTTAAGCAGA